A region of the bacterium genome:
GGGGCTACCAGGTAGAAGTACGAGCCGTCGTACGTTGCCAGCGAACACCCTTCCGGAAGGGGGGAGGGGAGTTCCTCCCACCTTTTTTCGTTCAAGTCGTAGCGGTACGATTTTTGGGCCATCCGCGGGGGCGAGCCGAGGGCTTCGGCTTCGCAGCCGCCTACGACGTATATATAATCGCCGACGGCGAACGCGCCGGCGCCGGCGCGCGGTGCCGGGAGCTGCGACATCGTTTGCCATTTGTACACGATGAGGTCGTACCGACGGACGGCGTTGGTGACGTATGCCGGTTTGAGCTGCGTGCCGCCTATTACGTACAGGCCTCCCCGGGCCACGGCCGCGGTGGCTCGAGCGAGCGGTACCGGGAGGTCGTGTAGTTTGGTCCACAGGCCGTCGCGCGGGTTATAGCGGTGTATTTGGCGGTTGTTGTCGTCGGCCGGGTCCGCCGGGTCGTACCTGCCGCCGACGACGTATAACTCGCCGTCGGCGAAAAAGGCCGCGGCGTCGCCGCGCGGTACGGGTAAAAAGGCCTCCAGCTTGAGCTCCTTCGTCGCCGGGGCCCAGGTATATACGTCGCCGACGGGCGTGCTCAGTTCGGCGAAGTCCAACTGGCCTTCGGGGGCCAGCTTTATGGGCGGCGGCGTGTACATCCCGCCGACGAACCACACTCGGTCCCCCGGGCCCGCGGTTACGGCGGCGCCGGCGCGTTCGCCGAAATAACTCGGGTAGGCGGCGACTTCGTCGAGGCCGTCGGGAGTCACCTTAATAAATACGATCTCGGCTCGCGGGCCCGGGCCGGCGGCGCGTTTTAACGCGCGCGTGCCGACGAGATACAACGCGCCGCGGCTTTCGGCGATACCCGCCAACCAATCCAGCCTCGCGTCGGCCGCCCCCACGGCCGCCCACTCTTCCCATTTTATATCCGCGGCGGCGGTCGGCGCTTTAAGCGTCTCTATGACGGGGGCTTCTTCCGGCTCGGCGGCCGTCTCCGCCGTCGGCTCGCCTTTCTCGGGCGCGGTGCAGGCGGAGAAGACGGCGAGCGCGGCGATTATGGCGAGAAGACTGGTTTTCATTTTTTATCGCCCTTTTCTTCGGGCGCCAACACTTTGGGTACGGCGACGAAGCCGTCGTGGCCCTCGGGCGCGTTCGCGAGCGCGTCGTCGACGGGGAGCGACGGCCGCACCTCGTCGGGCCGTAATTCCGACGGTTCCAAGGCCGGCGGCGGCGGGCCCTCCTCAACGTC
Encoded here:
- a CDS encoding kelch repeat-containing protein, which gives rise to MKTSLLAIIAALAVFSACTAPEKGEPTAETAAEPEEAPVIETLKAPTAAADIKWEEWAAVGAADARLDWLAGIAESRGALYLVGTRALKRAAGPGPRAEIVFIKVTPDGLDEVAAYPSYFGERAGAAVTAGPGDRVWFVGGMYTPPPIKLAPEGQLDFAELSTPVGDVYTWAPATKELKLEAFLPVPRGDAAAFFADGELYVVGGRYDPADPADDNNRQIHRYNPRDGLWTKLHDLPVPLARATAAVARGGLYVIGGTQLKPAYVTNAVRRYDLIVYKWQTMSQLPAPRAGAGAFAVGDYIYVVGGCEAEALGSPPRMAQKSYRYDLNEKRWEELPSPLPEGCSLATYDGSYFYLVAPHKTYRGRIVRAKGRR
- the gatC gene encoding Asp-tRNA(Asn)/Glu-tRNA(Gln) amidotransferase subunit GatC, with amino-acid sequence MDAEEERIKTIRRMIREAYLALPGEEEENLAREVTGLLENVEILAALDVEEGPPPPALEPSELRPDEVRPSLPVDDALANAPEGHDGFVAVPKVLAPEEKGDKK